The proteins below are encoded in one region of Candidatus Hydrogenedentota bacterium:
- a CDS encoding beta-ketoacyl-[acyl-carrier-protein] synthase family protein, whose translation MEINAVVVTGMGVLSCNGIGREAYWDAIAAGRTGIRNIKRFDASDLPCQIAGELWDFNPEDFMKKSVVRNWNRHVHQAIAAARLAVQDAGLKAAGYDPERIGVSVGTSIGSPDEAYKGHMEAMETAGYKKINKLASSAFSGHSATVHVSIDIGVRGPAITIASGCATGLDVLNWGYNQIRMGYVDAAVVGATESPIFPLSIASACSLGILSRRNNDPGGAMRPYDRHRDGIVLSEGACTLVLERADKARARGARIFAEVAGTGSAAEGQNPLVLEAEGKTLARAIQSAMTTAGMGRSDVGCIQAHGVSLEMYDRCETNAYKRVFGEQAYRIPVSAVKSMIGQSYSTGGLMGVGAALMTLERGILSPTVNLEDPDPACDLDFVPLKARMNDIDSALVVSISFGGTHCATVLRKVA comes from the coding sequence ATGGAAATCAATGCGGTAGTCGTAACCGGCATGGGCGTATTGTCCTGCAACGGCATTGGACGCGAGGCCTACTGGGACGCCATTGCGGCGGGGCGCACGGGCATACGCAATATAAAGCGCTTCGACGCCTCGGACCTGCCCTGCCAGATCGCGGGAGAACTCTGGGATTTCAATCCCGAAGATTTCATGAAAAAGAGCGTGGTGCGCAACTGGAACCGCCATGTCCACCAGGCCATCGCCGCGGCGCGCCTGGCGGTTCAGGACGCGGGCCTGAAGGCCGCGGGCTACGATCCGGAGCGGATCGGTGTTTCGGTGGGCACGAGTATCGGCTCACCGGACGAGGCCTACAAGGGCCACATGGAGGCGATGGAGACGGCGGGCTACAAGAAGATTAACAAGCTGGCTTCGTCGGCCTTTTCCGGACATTCGGCCACGGTGCACGTGTCGATCGATATCGGTGTTCGCGGACCGGCCATCACGATTGCCAGCGGCTGCGCCACGGGGCTGGACGTGTTGAACTGGGGCTACAATCAGATTCGCATGGGCTATGTCGACGCGGCGGTGGTGGGCGCGACGGAATCCCCTATTTTCCCCCTCTCCATCGCCTCAGCCTGTTCGCTGGGCATTCTTTCGCGGCGCAACAACGATCCAGGCGGCGCCATGCGCCCCTATGATCGGCACCGCGACGGAATTGTGCTCAGCGAGGGCGCATGCACGCTGGTGCTGGAACGGGCGGACAAGGCGCGCGCCCGTGGTGCGCGCATCTTCGCCGAAGTGGCGGGCACTGGCTCGGCCGCCGAGGGCCAGAACCCTCTGGTGCTGGAGGCGGAAGGCAAGACCCTGGCCCGGGCAATCCAGTCCGCCATGACCACCGCGGGGATGGGGCGCAGCGATGTCGGCTGCATTCAGGCCCACGGCGTATCCCTCGAAATGTATGACCGCTGCGAAACCAATGCCTATAAGCGGGTATTCGGCGAGCAGGCCTACCGCATCCCGGTCAGCGCGGTCAAGTCGATGATTGGCCAGTCCTATTCCACGGGCGGCCTGATGGGGGTGGGCGCCGCCCTGATGACACTCGAGCGGGGTATCCTTTCGCCGACGGTGAACCTGGAGGATCCCGATCCCGCCTGCGACCTCGATTTTGTGCCGTTGAAGGCGCGGATGAACGATATTGACTCGGCGCTCGTGGTCTCCATCAGCTTCGGCGGGACCCACTGCGCCACCGTACTGCGGAAGGTTGCCTGA
- a CDS encoding GAF domain-containing protein, with translation MADISAIATSTLLITAAVSSCLLGLLVLVRNPERNTHRFFALLTLNLALWSAGVFFIIHSHTEESARNWIMVTFAVASFLPATFYHFIGYFPDQKFKGMTWYLYLLYAAAITLTGLVNTRWYIVTLHPFEDAPPQATYGRVFDVYSIMIVATMTLMFVNLFRKLRHSQGIQRRQIEHVIASIFAGVGLASATNVIALALFGVDSMQQYGPCFMVLMMAGLAYSMVRYHLLDIWFILSRTTVYAFVTVFVFILYFSVVTLVHAVFSQAGRAYDMLSIALTSMVVAVVIQPLRERAQLLLDRVIRHRRYDTEALSQRITRLANQYVQLEHIMERVSADLRQTLGVTGLRVLLVDKGKDPLVYTAYSTRDTNPAPDASIGFVLDYVAGNFEPLILEELEHRSPIPQTARLAKSLRALGAQVVIPLVTQSGVLGLIVLEDKETHDVYTYDDWRVFSTIAGPLATAIENSRLYGQLEELNVHLELILRNMRGTVIAVDTNGVIKTINQEGRSVLGPVSPGMSLGVLDTKVAHLLQMTLDNKRGIVDVETNIINGVGEEMPVAMSTSCLDMPGQGMKGAMVLIHNMTQIKRLESNVQRADRLNSIGTMAAGMAHEIKNPLQSIKTFTQLLLDRYDDADFRNTFAEVVPPEVDRIDNIVTRLLHFARPQPVSFRLHDIRQILTNVFALVENQMRKSGVALHLDMPENGVGVMADNQQLHQVFLNLVLNAIESMTDSPNPMIEVKVSTGHGRLQQKGSVLRHDVPCVRTVIRDRGCGISREHLKQLFTPFFTTKADGSGLGLSVVHGIITEHQGVIDVSSTPGAGSSFTVTFPLAGSTESIERVGL, from the coding sequence GTGGCCGATATCTCCGCGATAGCGACCTCGACGCTGCTGATAACAGCCGCGGTGTCGAGCTGCCTCCTGGGCCTGCTGGTCCTGGTGCGCAATCCGGAGCGGAACACCCATCGATTTTTCGCCCTCCTGACCCTGAACCTCGCCCTGTGGTCGGCGGGTGTGTTTTTCATCATTCACTCCCACACCGAGGAAAGCGCGCGCAACTGGATTATGGTCACCTTTGCCGTGGCCAGCTTCCTCCCCGCCACCTTCTATCATTTCATCGGCTATTTCCCCGATCAGAAGTTCAAGGGAATGACGTGGTACCTCTACCTGCTCTATGCCGCGGCCATCACCCTCACGGGGCTGGTGAATACCCGTTGGTATATTGTCACGCTTCATCCCTTCGAAGACGCGCCGCCCCAGGCAACCTATGGACGGGTGTTCGACGTCTATTCGATCATGATCGTGGCGACGATGACCCTGATGTTCGTCAACCTGTTCCGGAAACTCCGCCACAGCCAGGGCATCCAGCGGCGACAGATCGAGCATGTCATCGCCTCCATCTTCGCCGGCGTGGGGCTGGCTTCCGCCACGAACGTCATCGCGCTGGCCCTTTTCGGCGTGGACAGCATGCAGCAGTATGGGCCCTGCTTCATGGTGCTGATGATGGCGGGCCTCGCCTACTCGATGGTCCGCTACCACCTGCTGGACATCTGGTTCATCCTCTCGCGGACTACGGTATACGCCTTCGTTACCGTCTTCGTCTTCATCCTCTATTTTTCGGTCGTTACACTCGTCCACGCCGTCTTCAGCCAGGCGGGCCGCGCCTACGACATGCTCAGCATCGCCCTGACCTCCATGGTCGTGGCGGTGGTCATTCAGCCCCTCCGCGAGCGCGCCCAGCTCCTGCTGGACCGGGTCATCCGGCACCGCCGCTACGATACGGAAGCCCTCAGCCAACGCATCACGCGTCTGGCCAATCAATATGTTCAATTGGAGCACATCATGGAGCGGGTGTCGGCGGATTTGCGCCAGACCCTCGGCGTCACGGGCCTGCGGGTGCTGCTGGTGGACAAGGGCAAAGACCCGCTGGTCTATACGGCCTACTCGACCCGGGACACCAACCCCGCGCCGGACGCATCGATCGGATTCGTGCTGGACTACGTGGCCGGCAATTTCGAGCCCCTTATCCTGGAAGAGTTGGAGCACCGCTCCCCCATCCCCCAGACCGCCCGCCTGGCCAAGAGCCTCCGGGCGCTCGGTGCGCAGGTCGTGATTCCCCTGGTCACCCAGTCCGGCGTGCTCGGGCTGATCGTCCTGGAGGACAAAGAAACCCACGACGTCTACACCTACGACGACTGGCGGGTTTTTTCCACCATCGCCGGCCCCCTCGCGACGGCGATAGAAAACTCCCGCCTCTACGGCCAGCTCGAAGAATTGAACGTGCACCTGGAACTAATTCTGCGCAACATGCGTGGTACGGTTATCGCCGTGGACACGAATGGCGTCATCAAGACGATCAATCAGGAGGGCCGTTCCGTGCTGGGTCCCGTCAGCCCCGGCATGTCGCTGGGGGTACTCGACACCAAGGTGGCCCACCTCCTCCAGATGACCCTGGACAACAAGCGCGGCATCGTGGATGTGGAGACCAATATTATCAATGGGGTTGGCGAGGAAATGCCGGTGGCCATGTCCACCTCGTGCCTGGATATGCCGGGCCAGGGCATGAAGGGGGCGATGGTGCTGATCCACAACATGACCCAGATCAAACGCCTTGAATCCAATGTACAGCGCGCGGACCGGCTCAATTCCATCGGCACGATGGCCGCCGGCATGGCCCACGAAATCAAGAACCCGCTCCAGTCCATCAAGACATTCACCCAACTGCTCCTGGACCGTTACGACGATGCCGACTTTCGAAATACCTTCGCCGAAGTGGTTCCACCCGAAGTGGACCGCATCGACAACATCGTGACGCGCCTGCTCCACTTCGCGCGGCCGCAACCGGTTTCCTTCCGCCTTCACGACATCCGCCAGATACTGACCAACGTCTTCGCGCTGGTGGAAAACCAGATGCGGAAGTCCGGCGTGGCGCTGCATCTGGACATGCCGGAGAACGGCGTGGGCGTGATGGCCGACAATCAGCAGTTGCATCAGGTCTTTCTTAATCTGGTGCTCAATGCCATCGAGTCGATGACGGACTCGCCCAACCCCATGATCGAAGTCAAGGTGAGCACGGGCCACGGGCGGCTGCAACAGAAGGGCTCCGTGCTTCGTCACGACGTGCCCTGCGTCCGCACCGTCATCCGTGATCGGGGCTGCGGGATCTCTCGCGAGCACCTGAAACAGTTGTTCACGCCGTTCTTCACGACCAAGGCCGATGGCAGCGGGCTGGGGCTGTCGGTGGTGCATGGAATTATCACGGAACATCAGGGTGTCATTGATGTAAGCAGTACCCCCGGCGCCGGTTCGTCCTTTACTGTAACTTTCCCGCTGGCGGGGAGCACCGAATCCATCGAAAGGGTCGGGCTATGA
- a CDS encoding HDOD domain-containing protein, whose translation MLPHLAREILLSLDAGSVHWEELAAIAAFDDEMSMALRAASISENHASAHAPLEDHMLGLGIARVAEVVFAQIAPNLFDEPRSHGIDLKGFWTHAFTTARYARNIARKINSRYEALAYVAGLLHDIGKPALDRVVVRGYTRALELVRQQGLYALEAERRELGADHTVAGKWLAEGWGLPSTLVAAIWLHHHPPGTLDNTPYPVQLIEIVALANFLAHGDELEAPPQERMAAMDEQRWMRLGLERVDVIEMLRSSSEERLDAPVRPAPRGESASRSDVREDVGRLRQEREYYEALCNLYERLEPGLSTTGQLTLLIDALRQAFAIPAGLCYLTEERSGAQVVLRWHSLAETPEVVPLREENGGLAAASLDELISALGGPRDASGRAPASAVHRHGFMALPLFHSNRSVGQLIFQSGQGGPVLSENFLNSLMRFMRAAGTALARCNAVRGANEEAESLAAAVWKQELTHRHDRKTERLISVGKMAAGAAHEINNPLAVISGKAQLLLGSAQRPEDQRALEVIIEHSQRASGILRDLLQFARPNPPQLTPSRVSQLLQATVDRVRKRLEDEGIQLVEDYAPDLPAVQLDRVQMEQVFQNILKNAEQAMARQGDKLTIRVRPNQDRTAVIIQFIDTGQGIPADVMDKVFEPFFTTHSGNEGTGMGLAVCHGIVDAHRGTITLHSQEGSGTTCTLTLPVASERTTPVATADDGLRGNSSGIAQHPLVEQGVEPRRAQPRLAPEVEAALQARNENMRQEPSPQPASTFPAEPATPPASRVALDSKGSLLLVDSDSELREVLAEALRSRGYRVRTASDGLEALAEVIAHRVDLVMLDGNVPGVNAPQALVDEIQKRRPEIPVILLVGAAANVEDVAGYGGATRQVLRKPFEVAHLFRTIEESIASRNVA comes from the coding sequence GTGCTGCCCCACCTGGCACGGGAGATTCTGCTGTCTCTGGATGCCGGTTCCGTTCATTGGGAAGAGCTTGCGGCGATTGCCGCGTTCGATGATGAGATGTCGATGGCCCTGCGCGCCGCGTCCATCAGTGAAAACCATGCGAGTGCCCACGCACCGCTCGAAGATCACATGCTCGGTCTTGGCATCGCCCGCGTTGCGGAAGTGGTCTTCGCCCAGATCGCGCCCAACCTCTTCGACGAACCCCGCAGTCACGGGATCGATCTCAAGGGGTTCTGGACCCACGCCTTCACGACCGCCCGCTATGCGCGCAATATCGCCCGGAAGATAAACAGCCGCTACGAGGCCCTGGCCTATGTGGCGGGCCTGCTGCATGACATCGGGAAGCCGGCCCTTGATCGCGTCGTGGTGCGCGGTTACACACGGGCGCTTGAGCTTGTTCGCCAGCAGGGGCTCTATGCGCTGGAAGCGGAGCGAAGAGAGCTCGGCGCCGACCATACCGTGGCGGGAAAATGGCTCGCCGAAGGTTGGGGATTGCCCTCGACCCTGGTCGCCGCGATCTGGCTTCACCACCATCCGCCCGGAACCCTCGACAATACCCCCTATCCCGTGCAACTGATCGAGATTGTGGCGCTGGCCAATTTTCTCGCCCATGGCGACGAATTGGAAGCGCCCCCGCAGGAGCGCATGGCCGCGATGGACGAGCAGCGCTGGATGCGCCTTGGCCTTGAGCGCGTCGATGTAATCGAGATGCTGCGCAGTTCCTCCGAGGAGCGGCTTGATGCGCCCGTACGCCCCGCGCCTCGGGGCGAGAGTGCGTCGCGCTCCGATGTGCGCGAAGACGTGGGCCGCCTGCGACAGGAACGGGAATACTACGAGGCGCTCTGCAACCTCTATGAGCGCCTGGAACCCGGCCTCTCCACTACCGGCCAGCTCACGCTTCTCATCGACGCGTTGCGACAGGCTTTCGCCATTCCCGCGGGCTTGTGCTACCTGACGGAAGAGCGTTCGGGAGCCCAGGTCGTCTTGCGCTGGCACAGCCTGGCGGAAACCCCGGAGGTGGTGCCACTACGCGAAGAGAACGGTGGCCTGGCGGCGGCCTCCCTCGACGAACTCATATCCGCCCTGGGCGGTCCCCGCGATGCGAGCGGGCGTGCGCCGGCCTCGGCGGTCCACCGCCATGGCTTCATGGCGCTGCCCCTGTTCCACAGCAACCGAAGCGTGGGCCAGCTCATTTTCCAAAGCGGTCAGGGCGGTCCCGTGCTCTCGGAGAACTTCCTCAATTCGCTGATGCGGTTCATGCGGGCCGCCGGCACGGCCCTTGCCCGTTGCAACGCCGTACGCGGCGCCAACGAGGAAGCGGAATCCCTCGCCGCGGCGGTTTGGAAGCAGGAACTGACCCACCGCCACGATCGCAAGACCGAGCGCCTGATTAGCGTCGGCAAAATGGCCGCGGGTGCGGCCCACGAAATCAACAATCCCCTGGCCGTCATATCCGGCAAGGCGCAGTTGCTCCTGGGCAGCGCGCAGCGCCCGGAGGACCAGCGTGCCCTTGAGGTCATTATCGAGCATAGCCAGCGCGCCAGCGGCATTCTGCGCGATCTCCTCCAGTTTGCCCGGCCCAACCCGCCCCAGCTTACCCCCAGCCGCGTCAGCCAGTTGCTGCAGGCCACGGTTGATCGCGTGCGGAAGCGCCTGGAAGACGAAGGCATCCAACTGGTCGAAGACTACGCGCCCGATCTGCCCGCGGTCCAGCTTGACCGCGTACAGATGGAGCAGGTGTTTCAGAACATCCTGAAGAATGCTGAGCAGGCCATGGCCCGCCAGGGCGACAAGCTTACGATCCGCGTGCGGCCCAATCAGGACCGCACCGCCGTGATCATTCAATTCATCGACACGGGCCAGGGTATTCCAGCCGATGTGATGGACAAGGTGTTCGAGCCCTTCTTCACGACCCACAGCGGCAATGAAGGCACGGGGATGGGCCTGGCCGTCTGTCACGGGATCGTGGACGCTCACCGTGGCACCATCACGCTGCACAGTCAGGAAGGCTCTGGCACGACCTGCACCTTGACGCTGCCCGTGGCGTCGGAACGGACAACGCCCGTTGCGACCGCGGACGATGGCCTCCGTGGCAATTCCTCGGGGATTGCGCAGCATCCTTTGGTCGAGCAAGGCGTAGAGCCCCGGCGCGCTCAGCCTCGCCTCGCCCCCGAAGTGGAAGCCGCCCTTCAAGCCCGCAATGAAAATATGCGTCAGGAGCCTTCTCCCCAACCCGCCTCGACGTTTCCGGCGGAGCCCGCTACGCCGCCCGCTTCCCGGGTCGCTCTGGACAGCAAGGGCAGCCTCTTGCTTGTGGACAGTGATTCTGAATTGCGAGAAGTCCTGGCCGAAGCACTGCGCAGCCGGGGCTACCGGGTGCGTACGGCCTCGGATGGACTCGAAGCCCTCGCGGAGGTCATTGCCCACCGGGTCGATCTCGTGATGCTCGACGGCAACGTCCCCGGGGTCAACGCGCCCCAGGCGCTGGTCGACGAGATTCAGAAACGCCGCCCGGAAATTCCCGTCATCCTGCTCGTCGGTGCCGCAGCCAACGTGGAAGACGTGGCCGGCTATGGCGGCGCCACCCGCCAGGTGCTCCGCAAGCCCTTTGAAGTCGCCCACCTCTTCCGCACGATTGAAGAGTCGATCGCGTCCAGAAACGTCGCTTGA
- the rsgA gene encoding ribosome small subunit-dependent GTPase A yields MEESLASLGFLPCFQTAMEEHGWAHLEPGRVVEAHLEKYLVRSAQGLHKAEISGKLRFSLDERSDFPTVGDWVAIAVFDDGTAVVHQLLPRKTALCRRAAAHQSTRQVIGANIDVALIVQAVERDFNLNRLERYLAAAHGGGIEPVVVLSKCDLMAPEEVEAQTARIESRHPGQRVLHTSSMEAGGLEALRTFLEDGKTYCVLGSSGVGKSTLINGLLGEELLDTQELSDWNQRGKHTTTHRALFLVPSGGILIDTPGMRELGLADGEGGLDRTFADIVALAENCRFSDCSHGDEPGCAVVAALESGELDPEKLENYEKIRREAAHYEASAAEKRKKDRNFGKLVKRIKKEKYGKHF; encoded by the coding sequence GTGGAAGAATCACTGGCGTCTCTGGGCTTCCTGCCCTGCTTCCAGACGGCCATGGAAGAACACGGCTGGGCCCATCTTGAACCCGGTCGGGTGGTCGAGGCTCACCTGGAAAAATACCTCGTGCGCAGCGCGCAGGGCCTCCACAAAGCCGAAATATCCGGAAAACTGCGGTTTTCACTCGACGAGCGCTCCGATTTCCCCACCGTGGGGGATTGGGTGGCCATCGCAGTTTTCGATGATGGCACGGCGGTGGTCCACCAGCTCCTGCCGCGAAAGACCGCGCTCTGTCGGCGCGCCGCGGCCCATCAGTCGACCCGGCAAGTCATCGGCGCAAACATCGATGTAGCCCTTATTGTCCAGGCTGTCGAACGCGACTTTAACCTGAACCGTCTGGAGCGCTATCTGGCTGCTGCGCACGGCGGCGGCATCGAGCCTGTGGTGGTCTTGAGCAAGTGCGACTTGATGGCGCCGGAAGAAGTGGAGGCCCAAACCGCAAGAATCGAGTCGAGACACCCCGGCCAGCGGGTACTCCACACCAGCAGCATGGAAGCCGGCGGACTGGAAGCGCTCAGGACCTTTCTGGAAGACGGCAAGACCTATTGTGTGCTCGGTTCTTCCGGCGTGGGCAAGTCCACGCTGATCAACGGGCTCCTCGGAGAGGAATTGTTGGATACCCAGGAACTGAGCGATTGGAATCAGCGGGGCAAGCACACGACGACCCACCGCGCCCTTTTTCTGGTTCCATCCGGCGGCATTCTCATCGACACACCGGGCATGCGGGAATTGGGGCTGGCGGACGGCGAAGGAGGACTCGACCGGACATTCGCCGACATTGTCGCCCTCGCGGAGAACTGCCGATTCAGCGACTGCAGCCACGGCGACGAACCCGGCTGCGCCGTCGTCGCGGCACTGGAATCCGGGGAACTGGACCCGGAAAAACTGGAGAACTACGAAAAGATTCGCCGGGAAGCCGCGCACTATGAAGCATCGGCCGCGGAGAAGCGCAAGAAGGACCGCAACTTCGGTAAGCTCGTCAAACGCATCAAGAAGGAGAAGTATGGGAAGCACTTCTGA
- a CDS encoding phosphomannomutase/phosphoglucomutase translates to MKLNPEIFREYDIRGIAGKDLDASTYETLGKAYAAYMRGKRQYNTVVVGRDGRLTGKEYAAALIDGLTACGFNVIDIGQVPSPVLYFALNTLKVDGGLMLTASHNPKEYNGLKVGVGKTTIYGAEIQKLRKIAEAGVFPVVNKTTTITRMDLVPKYIARITKGITLKRKLKVVVDAANGVGGVVAVPLYEKLGCEVIPLFCEVDGNFPNHHADPTKEANLQDIIKAVKKHGADLGIAFDGDVDRLGGCDELGNPLWGDRLVSVFAEQILKDKPGSTIIGEVKCSRSMYAHIEKCGGKAVMWRTGHSHLKAALKEFHAQLAGEMSGHIFFKHRWYGFDDAIYSGARLLEILAGGRKPLSSHFKNIPVRPITPELEYDCADAIKFDVIAKARDYFQKDLGLDVVTIDGARIEFKDGWGLLRASNTSPKLVVRVEADTDKRKNEILKMIEDKLASLGVSLNKH, encoded by the coding sequence ATGAAGCTGAATCCTGAAATTTTTCGAGAATACGACATCCGGGGTATCGCCGGGAAAGACCTCGACGCGAGCACCTATGAAACGCTGGGCAAGGCCTATGCCGCCTACATGCGCGGAAAGCGCCAGTACAATACCGTCGTCGTCGGTCGCGACGGACGCCTCACCGGCAAGGAGTATGCCGCCGCATTGATCGACGGCCTCACCGCCTGCGGCTTCAATGTAATCGACATCGGCCAGGTGCCCAGCCCCGTGCTCTACTTCGCCCTCAACACCCTCAAGGTGGATGGCGGCCTCATGCTCACGGCAAGCCACAACCCGAAAGAATACAACGGACTCAAGGTCGGCGTAGGAAAGACCACCATCTACGGCGCGGAGATCCAGAAACTCCGCAAGATCGCCGAGGCCGGCGTGTTCCCCGTGGTAAACAAGACCACCACCATAACCCGTATGGATCTGGTGCCTAAGTATATTGCCCGGATTACGAAAGGTATCACTCTCAAGCGCAAGCTGAAGGTCGTGGTCGATGCGGCCAACGGCGTGGGCGGCGTGGTCGCCGTGCCGCTTTATGAAAAACTCGGCTGCGAGGTTATCCCGCTCTTCTGCGAAGTCGATGGCAACTTCCCCAACCACCATGCCGACCCCACGAAGGAAGCGAACCTCCAGGACATCATCAAGGCCGTGAAAAAGCACGGCGCCGATTTGGGCATCGCCTTTGACGGCGACGTGGACCGTCTGGGCGGCTGCGATGAACTGGGCAATCCCCTCTGGGGCGACCGCCTCGTCTCCGTATTCGCGGAGCAGATTCTCAAGGACAAGCCCGGCTCCACCATCATCGGCGAGGTAAAGTGCAGCCGTAGCATGTACGCCCACATCGAAAAGTGCGGCGGCAAAGCCGTCATGTGGCGTACCGGCCATTCCCACCTCAAGGCCGCGCTGAAGGAATTCCACGCCCAGCTCGCCGGTGAAATGAGCGGGCACATCTTCTTCAAGCACCGCTGGTACGGTTTCGACGACGCCATCTACTCCGGCGCACGGCTTCTCGAAATTCTGGCCGGCGGCCGCAAGCCCCTCAGCAGCCACTTCAAAAATATTCCCGTTCGCCCCATCACGCCCGAACTGGAATATGACTGTGCTGACGCGATCAAATTCGACGTGATCGCGAAGGCCCGGGATTACTTCCAGAAAGATCTCGGGCTCGATGTCGTCACCATCGACGGTGCCCGCATCGAGTTCAAAGACGGCTGGGGCCTTCTCCGCGCCTCCAACACCAGCCCCAAGCTGGTCGTTCGCGTGGAAGCCGACACCGACAAGCGCAAGAACGAAATCCTCAAAATGATTGAGGACAAACTGGCCTCGCTCGGCGTTTCGCTGAACAAGCACTAA
- a CDS encoding HEAT repeat domain-containing protein: MRRTGAAHGLVLLCYFTFYLVSPRQVGAADHPDRDLAWCAEDRYLPPNFEGFFPDSAQGAAELAALWAAPNRDEADKSRVFATVRQGFRHYRGDRAELLRWLGRRFVEGQSTQDGNAVEIMYHALDIDQEQAGAAEARSAALRFGVSVVRPLPPNVLRALAALSLASEDGDELSRVVWAIADQRSEALAILDDYTAHGGDVDREKLAIIRKLWNRELKAQDWVRDRNRARALDKFGDRLPEILRELDSGTSDGRNAALEFVQRNDVLPILPESVLAAFSRCASDSDPRVRALAARLIGERWVLAATHMHPRAVDTLLKLSRDEAALVRHNAIYYGLAAVSPKDEEVIIRLLEVASTESDTALYERIKWGLRASRPQVRALLNAWRTSSEPSRVALSARLYHDLAG, from the coding sequence ATGCGTCGAACGGGTGCCGCACACGGGCTGGTCCTTCTCTGTTACTTCACGTTCTACCTCGTGTCCCCGCGCCAGGTCGGGGCGGCGGACCATCCCGATAGGGACCTTGCCTGGTGCGCGGAAGACCGCTATTTACCGCCAAACTTTGAAGGGTTCTTTCCCGATAGCGCTCAGGGCGCCGCGGAATTGGCGGCGCTCTGGGCCGCTCCGAATCGGGATGAAGCGGATAAATCGCGCGTCTTCGCAACGGTTCGTCAGGGCTTTCGCCACTACAGGGGAGATCGCGCCGAGCTTCTCCGTTGGCTGGGTCGCCGCTTTGTGGAAGGTCAATCCACGCAGGACGGGAACGCGGTGGAGATCATGTACCACGCGCTGGACATCGACCAGGAACAGGCGGGGGCTGCGGAGGCCAGAAGCGCCGCCCTTCGGTTTGGCGTGTCCGTCGTGCGACCCCTGCCGCCCAACGTGCTCCGGGCGCTGGCGGCGCTCAGTCTCGCATCCGAAGATGGCGACGAACTCAGCCGGGTGGTATGGGCCATTGCCGATCAACGCAGCGAGGCGCTGGCCATACTTGACGATTACACCGCGCACGGGGGCGATGTCGACCGTGAGAAGCTGGCGATCATTCGGAAGCTCTGGAACCGGGAACTCAAGGCGCAGGACTGGGTCCGCGATCGCAACCGGGCCCGCGCTCTCGATAAATTCGGCGACAGGCTCCCAGAAATACTCAGGGAATTGGACTCGGGCACGTCGGATGGGCGCAACGCAGCACTCGAATTCGTTCAGCGCAATGACGTTCTTCCAATCCTTCCCGAGAGCGTGCTGGCCGCTTTCTCACGGTGCGCTTCCGATTCGGACCCTCGTGTCCGGGCGCTCGCGGCCCGCCTGATTGGTGAACGGTGGGTTCTGGCGGCGACCCACATGCACCCCCGGGCGGTGGATACCCTGTTAAAGCTGAGCCGCGACGAGGCGGCGCTGGTCCGGCATAATGCGATCTACTACGGACTGGCCGCCGTGTCCCCCAAGGATGAGGAAGTGATTATCCGGCTCCTCGAAGTGGCGTCGACCGAATCCGATACCGCGCTGTACGAGCGGATAAAGTGGGGCCTGCGAGCAAGTCGGCCTCAGGTCAGGGCGTTGCTGAACGCATGGCGCACGTCGAGCGAACCGTCGCGTGTGGCGTTGAGCGCCCGGCTCTACCACGACCTGGCGGGCTAG